A stretch of the Mycobacterium shigaense genome encodes the following:
- the rpsB gene encoding 30S ribosomal protein S2 — MAVVTMKQLLDSGTHFGHQTRRWNPKMKRFIFTDRNGIYIIDLQQTLTYIDKAYEFVKETVAHGGSVMFVGTKKQAQESVAAEATRVGMPYVNQRWLGGMLTNFSTVHKRLQRLKELEAMEQTGGFEGRTKKEILMLTREKNKLERSLGGIRDMAKVPSAIWVVDTNKEHIAVGEARKLGIPVIAILDTNCDPDEVDYPIPGNDDAIRSAALLTKVIASAVAEGLQARAGVGRGDGKPEADAAEPLAEWEQELLASATATATTTATTDAAGGAPEPTLTEG, encoded by the coding sequence ATGGCCGTCGTGACCATGAAACAGCTGCTGGACAGCGGCACCCACTTCGGGCACCAGACCCGTCGCTGGAACCCCAAGATGAAGCGGTTCATCTTCACCGACCGCAACGGCATCTACATCATCGACCTGCAGCAGACGCTGACCTACATCGACAAGGCGTACGAGTTCGTCAAGGAAACCGTCGCCCACGGTGGCAGCGTCATGTTCGTCGGCACCAAGAAGCAGGCGCAGGAGTCGGTCGCAGCCGAAGCGACCCGCGTCGGCATGCCCTACGTGAACCAGCGCTGGCTGGGCGGCATGCTCACCAACTTCTCCACGGTGCACAAGCGTCTGCAACGCCTCAAGGAACTCGAGGCCATGGAGCAGACCGGTGGCTTCGAGGGCCGCACCAAGAAGGAAATCTTGATGCTGACCCGTGAGAAGAACAAGCTCGAGCGCAGCCTCGGCGGTATCCGCGACATGGCCAAGGTGCCGTCGGCGATCTGGGTCGTCGACACCAACAAGGAGCACATCGCCGTCGGCGAGGCCCGCAAGCTCGGTATCCCGGTCATCGCGATCCTGGACACCAACTGCGACCCCGACGAGGTCGACTACCCGATCCCGGGCAACGACGACGCGATTCGCTCGGCGGCGCTGCTGACCAAGGTGATCGCCTCCGCGGTCGCCGAGGGCCTGCAGGCGCGCGCCGGCGTGGGCCGCGGCGACGGCAAGCCCGAGGCGGATGCGGCCGAGCCGCTCGCCGAATGGGAGCAGGAGCTGCTCGCCTCCGCGACCGCGACCGCGACGACTACAGCCACCACCGACGCCGCTGGAGGCGCACCCGAACCCACCCTCACGGAAGGCTGA
- the tsf gene encoding translation elongation factor Ts, which produces MANFTAADVKRLRELTGAGMLDCKNALAESDGDFDKAVEALRIKGAKDVGKRAERATAEGLVAAKDGALIELNSETDFVAKNDEFQKVASEIVAAAAGSKATDVDALKSASISSGSATTTVEQAIADLSAKIGEKLELRRVAFFDGTVETYLHKRAADLPPAVGVLVEYLGSDPDTSSAAAHAVALQIAALKARYLTREDVPEDVVASERRIAEETAKAEGKPEQALPKIVEGRLNGFFKDSVLLEQPAVSDNKKTVKALLDEAGVTVTRFVRFEVGQA; this is translated from the coding sequence ATGGCGAACTTCACCGCTGCCGACGTCAAGCGTCTTCGCGAGCTCACCGGTGCCGGCATGCTCGACTGCAAGAACGCGCTGGCCGAAAGCGACGGCGACTTCGACAAGGCCGTCGAGGCACTTCGCATCAAGGGCGCCAAGGACGTCGGCAAGCGCGCCGAGCGGGCCACGGCCGAAGGCCTGGTCGCAGCCAAGGACGGCGCGCTGATCGAGCTCAACAGCGAGACCGACTTCGTTGCCAAAAACGACGAGTTCCAGAAGGTGGCGAGCGAAATCGTCGCGGCGGCAGCCGGATCGAAGGCCACCGACGTCGACGCCCTCAAGAGCGCTTCTATTTCTTCGGGGTCGGCGACTACCACGGTCGAGCAGGCCATCGCCGATCTGTCCGCCAAGATCGGGGAGAAGCTCGAGCTGCGTCGCGTCGCGTTCTTCGACGGCACGGTCGAGACCTACCTGCACAAGCGGGCCGCGGACCTGCCGCCGGCCGTCGGCGTGCTGGTGGAATACCTCGGCTCGGACCCGGACACAAGCTCAGCGGCCGCGCACGCCGTGGCGCTGCAGATCGCCGCGCTCAAGGCTCGCTACCTGACGCGGGAGGACGTCCCCGAGGACGTCGTCGCCAGCGAGCGGCGCATCGCCGAGGAGACAGCCAAGGCGGAGGGCAAGCCGGAGCAGGCACTGCCCAAGATCGTCGAGGGCCGGCTGAACGGCTTCTTCAAGGATTCCGTGCTGCTCGAGCAGCCGGCGGTGTCCGACAACAAGAAGACGGTCAAGGCGCTGCTCGACGAGGCGGGCGTGACGGTGACGCGGTTCGTCCGCTTCGAGGTGGGCCAGGCCTAG
- the mbp1 gene encoding microaggregate-binding protein 1: MSDDNKSGPAEAVKGVVEDVKGRVKEAVGAVTGQDDLTREGQAQQDKAEAQRDAAKKEAEAEAARGSAEVAEERQKSHQ; the protein is encoded by the coding sequence ATGTCGGACGACAACAAGTCAGGACCCGCGGAAGCCGTCAAGGGCGTCGTTGAAGACGTCAAGGGCCGGGTCAAAGAAGCCGTCGGCGCGGTCACCGGTCAAGACGACCTGACTCGCGAGGGCCAGGCGCAGCAGGACAAGGCCGAAGCCCAGCGCGACGCGGCCAAGAAAGAGGCCGAGGCCGAGGCGGCTCGTGGCAGTGCCGAGGTCGCCGAGGAGCGCCAGAAGTCGCACCAATAG
- a CDS encoding MPT63 family protein, which yields MKSTAMKSVIGAAGIVAVGVFTAATTSAAPPNIQGFGTSEQLVDGPLITNYTVSNLQPSNAAIPGYTPKGTLYQADVTARADGGLVTPMVNDFIARGPNGQNYRVIDKVQAPGSLNPAPIAQGNESTGTLYFDVTGAPPNGVVYNDGMQDILIWTSNVPGGSGPGVTPNTTPAPGAPPGPAPAHT from the coding sequence ATGAAGTCCACTGCAATGAAATCGGTGATCGGGGCCGCCGGTATCGTCGCTGTCGGTGTTTTCACCGCAGCGACCACATCGGCTGCGCCACCCAACATCCAGGGATTCGGCACCAGCGAGCAGCTGGTGGACGGGCCGCTGATCACCAACTACACCGTGAGCAACCTGCAGCCGAGCAACGCGGCGATTCCCGGGTACACGCCGAAAGGCACGTTGTACCAGGCCGATGTCACCGCGCGGGCCGACGGCGGGCTGGTCACCCCGATGGTCAACGACTTCATCGCCCGCGGGCCCAACGGCCAGAATTACCGGGTGATCGACAAGGTCCAGGCCCCGGGCAGCCTTAACCCGGCGCCGATCGCGCAGGGCAACGAGTCCACCGGCACCCTCTACTTCGACGTGACCGGCGCGCCGCCCAACGGCGTCGTCTACAACGACGGAATGCAAGACATTCTGATCTGGACGTCAAACGTGCCGGGCGGATCGGGTCCCGGCGTAACGCCGAACACCACGCCGGCGCCGGGTGCGCCTCCGGGACCGGCTCCCGCGCACACCTAG
- a CDS encoding MarR family winged helix-turn-helix transcriptional regulator has protein sequence MAATDDAPLGYLLYRVAAVLRPEVSAVLGPLGLTLPEFVCLRMLSTTPGLSSAELSRNSNVTPQAMNTVLRRLEEVGAVARPASVSSGRALPATLTAQGRTLLKRAEAAVRIADDRILEKLTAPQRREFKRMLERLGSD, from the coding sequence GTGGCTGCGACCGACGATGCTCCCCTGGGCTACCTCCTGTACCGGGTGGCGGCCGTGCTGCGGCCCGAGGTTTCCGCCGTGCTGGGCCCGCTGGGCCTGACGCTTCCCGAATTCGTCTGCCTGCGAATGCTTTCCACGACCCCAGGCCTGTCGAGCGCCGAATTGTCGCGTAACTCGAACGTGACACCGCAGGCCATGAACACGGTGCTGCGCAGGCTGGAAGAGGTCGGCGCCGTCGCGCGACCGGCGTCGGTGTCGTCGGGGCGGGCGCTGCCGGCCACGCTGACCGCTCAGGGCCGCACGCTGCTGAAACGGGCGGAGGCCGCGGTGCGGATCGCCGACGACCGCATCCTGGAGAAGCTGACGGCGCCCCAGCGGCGCGAGTTCAAGCGCATGCTGGAACGGCTCGGGTCGGACTGA
- the pyrH gene encoding UMP kinase: protein MTQPEPNSANGAQPSSGNHPEASGQPPSRAKYSRVLLKLGGEMFGGGQVGLDPDVVAQVARQIAEVVRDGVQVAVVIGGGNFFRGAQLQQRGMERTRSDYMGMLGTVMNSLALQDFLQKEGIDTRVQTAITMGQVAEPYIPLRAVRHLEKGRVVIFGAGMGLPYFSTDTTAAQRALEIGAEVVLMAKAVDGVFTEDPRENPDAELLTAISHREVIDRGLRVADATAFSLCMDNGMPILVFNLLTNGNIARAVAGEKIGTLVTT, encoded by the coding sequence ATGACGCAGCCCGAGCCGAACAGCGCCAACGGGGCGCAGCCATCCTCCGGGAACCACCCAGAAGCGTCCGGCCAGCCGCCGAGCCGGGCCAAGTATTCGCGAGTGCTGCTCAAGCTCGGCGGCGAAATGTTCGGCGGCGGTCAGGTCGGACTGGACCCCGATGTCGTCGCCCAGGTGGCCCGGCAGATCGCCGAGGTAGTCCGCGACGGCGTCCAGGTCGCGGTGGTGATCGGCGGCGGCAACTTCTTCCGCGGCGCGCAGCTGCAGCAGCGCGGTATGGAGCGCACCCGCTCGGACTATATGGGCATGCTCGGCACCGTCATGAACAGCCTTGCGCTGCAAGACTTTCTGCAGAAGGAAGGCATCGACACCCGGGTCCAGACCGCGATCACCATGGGCCAGGTCGCCGAGCCTTATATTCCGCTGCGCGCGGTTCGTCACCTGGAGAAGGGCCGGGTGGTGATCTTCGGGGCCGGCATGGGGTTGCCATATTTCTCCACGGATACCACCGCCGCCCAGCGGGCGCTGGAGATCGGCGCCGAGGTGGTGCTGATGGCCAAGGCGGTCGACGGCGTATTCACCGAGGATCCGCGCGAGAATCCCGATGCCGAACTGCTCACCGCGATCAGCCATCGGGAAGTCATCGATCGCGGCCTGCGAGTGGCCGATGCCACGGCGTTCAGCCTGTGCATGGACAATGGCATGCCGATCCTCGTGTTCAACCTGTTGACCAACGGCAATATCGCCCGCGCGGTTGCTGGTGAGAAGATCGGAACGCTGGTCACCACCTGA
- a CDS encoding winged helix-turn-helix domain-containing protein, giving the protein MALDVLLVSDQDDFEAALPALKALTHTMRRAALQDDGAGRRHAVDAAIVDARSDLAAARAVCRRLTSTAPGVAVVVVVAPTNFVAVDIDWHCDDVLLPAAGADELEARLRLAIKRRRNAVDGTLKFGDLLLHPATFAASLGGKELGLTATEFKLLNFLVQHAGRAFSRTRLMHEVWGYDSTGRVRTVDVHVRRLRAKLGTQHESMIDTVRGVGYMALTPPQPQWIFTDPVQQPAWASADEPASDAVAR; this is encoded by the coding sequence ATAGCTTTGGACGTCCTACTCGTCTCTGACCAGGACGATTTCGAAGCGGCGTTGCCGGCGCTGAAGGCGTTGACGCACACCATGCGCCGGGCGGCCCTCCAGGACGACGGCGCCGGGCGCCGGCATGCCGTCGACGCGGCGATCGTCGATGCGCGCAGCGACCTCGCGGCGGCCCGCGCGGTCTGCCGTCGGCTCACCTCTACCGCGCCCGGTGTCGCGGTGGTGGTCGTCGTAGCGCCCACCAACTTCGTCGCCGTCGATATCGACTGGCACTGCGACGACGTGTTGCTGCCCGCCGCCGGGGCCGATGAACTGGAGGCACGGCTGCGACTCGCGATCAAGCGACGGCGCAACGCCGTTGACGGCACCCTGAAATTCGGCGACCTGCTGCTGCACCCCGCCACCTTCGCCGCCTCGCTGGGCGGCAAGGAGCTGGGGCTGACCGCCACCGAATTCAAATTGTTGAATTTCCTTGTCCAACATGCGGGTCGGGCTTTCAGTCGGACCCGGCTGATGCACGAGGTGTGGGGATACGACTCCACCGGACGGGTCCGCACAGTCGACGTCCACGTGCGACGGCTGCGCGCCAAGCTGGGCACCCAACACGAGTCGATGATCGACACCGTCCGCGGGGTGGGTTACATGGCGCTGACGCCGCCGCAGCCGCAGTGGATATTCACCGACCCGGTGCAGCAACCGGCGTGGGCGTCGGCGGACGAGCCGGCGTCCGACGCCGTCGCTCGTTGA
- a CDS encoding phosphatidate cytidylyltransferase, which produces MATSDAGTGTQSDESARGAKKTSRAGRDLPAAIAVGLFTGGLVVVTLLVAPRYWVVLCAGAILVASHEVVRRLREAGYVIPLIPLLIGGQVTVWLTWPYGARGALAGFGATVVVCMFWRLFMHDESRHHDPAAGPPPPSNYLRDASATIFLTAWVPLFASFAALLVYHPQEGAARVFCLMMTVVASDVGGYTFGVLFGKHLMVPMISPKKSWEGLAGSLLCGITSALLIATFLARRPPWEGVVLGVVLVLTCSLGDLVESQVKRDLGIKDMGRLLPGHGGLMDRLDGVLPSAVAAWTLFTLLPA; this is translated from the coding sequence GTGGCAACCTCCGACGCCGGCACCGGCACCCAGTCCGACGAATCGGCTCGTGGGGCCAAGAAGACATCGCGGGCGGGACGCGATCTGCCCGCCGCGATAGCGGTGGGCCTGTTCACCGGTGGCCTCGTCGTCGTGACGCTGCTGGTCGCGCCGCGGTACTGGGTGGTCCTGTGCGCGGGAGCGATCCTGGTCGCCAGCCACGAGGTGGTCCGGCGCCTGCGCGAAGCGGGCTACGTCATCCCGCTGATCCCGTTGCTGATCGGCGGGCAGGTCACCGTGTGGCTGACCTGGCCGTACGGTGCCCGGGGCGCGTTGGCCGGGTTCGGCGCCACCGTCGTGGTGTGCATGTTCTGGCGGTTGTTCATGCACGACGAAAGCCGGCACCACGATCCGGCGGCCGGTCCGCCGCCGCCGTCGAACTACCTGCGCGACGCGTCGGCGACCATCTTCCTGACCGCGTGGGTCCCGCTGTTCGCCTCGTTCGCCGCGTTGCTGGTCTATCACCCGCAGGAGGGCGCGGCGCGGGTTTTCTGCCTGATGATGACCGTCGTCGCCTCCGACGTGGGCGGGTACACGTTCGGTGTGTTGTTCGGCAAGCACCTGATGGTTCCGATGATCAGCCCCAAGAAGTCCTGGGAGGGTCTGGCCGGATCGCTGCTCTGCGGGATCACCTCGGCGTTGCTGATCGCCACCTTTTTGGCCCGCCGGCCCCCGTGGGAGGGTGTCGTGCTGGGCGTCGTGCTGGTGCTGACGTGCTCGCTCGGCGATCTGGTGGAATCTCAGGTCAAGCGCGACCTCGGCATCAAGGACATGGGCCGGCTACTGCCCGGCCACGGCGGTCTGATGGACCGGCTGGACGGGGTGCTTCCGTCGGCGGTCGCGGCCTGGACGCTGTTCACCTTGCTGCCCGCCTGA
- a CDS encoding amidase: MRRVHAFADDALGDLDAVGLGEAIRVGRIGRPEVVEAAIARAEAVNPALNALVYRAFEHARKTAAANPSTGFFSGVPTFIKDNVDVAGQPTMQGADAWQPFDAAADGEFTQLYLSTGLTSLGKTQMSEFGFSASAEHPRLGPVRNPWDTDYTAAASSSGSAAFVAAGVVPIAHANDGGGSIRIPAACNGIVGLKPSRGRLPLDAGLRRMPVGIVANGVLTRSVRDTAAFYREVERLWRNPKLAPVGDVTGPGRQRLRIAVATRSIRRECSPELRELTLKTAALLEELGHRVEHLDLHPIPDSFVDDFVLYWGFLALAEVRTGRRVFGDTFDRAKLDALTLGLVRHAGRNLRRIPTAILRLRTMRRRSAELYRTYDALLTPTLADPTPRIGYLAPTDYEQVMGRLIDWVTFTPLQNVTGDPAISLPLAQAADGMPVGMMFAADIGQEALLLELAYELEAARPWARIQASG; the protein is encoded by the coding sequence ATGAGACGCGTGCACGCTTTCGCCGATGATGCCCTCGGTGACCTCGACGCCGTGGGCCTCGGCGAGGCCATCCGCGTCGGCCGGATCGGCCGGCCCGAGGTCGTCGAGGCGGCCATCGCCCGGGCCGAAGCGGTCAACCCCGCGCTGAATGCCCTGGTGTACAGGGCGTTCGAGCATGCGCGCAAGACCGCGGCGGCCAACCCGTCCACCGGGTTCTTCAGCGGCGTCCCCACGTTCATCAAGGACAACGTGGACGTCGCCGGCCAGCCGACCATGCAGGGCGCCGATGCCTGGCAGCCGTTCGACGCCGCCGCCGACGGCGAGTTCACCCAGCTGTATCTGTCCACCGGGCTGACGTCGCTGGGCAAGACGCAGATGTCCGAATTCGGGTTCAGCGCGTCCGCCGAGCACCCCCGGCTGGGACCGGTCCGCAATCCGTGGGACACCGACTACACGGCCGCGGCATCGTCGTCGGGTTCGGCGGCCTTTGTCGCCGCCGGCGTGGTGCCGATCGCACATGCGAACGACGGCGGGGGATCGATTCGAATCCCGGCCGCCTGCAACGGGATCGTAGGCCTCAAGCCGTCGCGGGGCCGGTTGCCGCTGGACGCTGGGCTGCGCCGGATGCCGGTCGGCATCGTCGCCAATGGCGTGCTAACCCGGTCGGTCCGCGACACCGCGGCGTTCTACCGGGAGGTCGAACGCCTCTGGCGCAATCCCAAGCTGGCGCCCGTCGGCGACGTCACGGGACCGGGCCGGCAGCGATTGCGCATCGCCGTGGCGACGCGGTCGATCCGGCGCGAGTGCAGCCCCGAGTTGCGTGAGCTCACGCTGAAGACGGCCGCGCTGCTCGAGGAGCTCGGCCATCGCGTCGAACACCTCGATCTGCACCCGATTCCGGACAGCTTCGTCGACGACTTCGTGCTGTATTGGGGGTTTCTGGCGCTGGCCGAGGTGCGGACTGGGCGCCGCGTGTTCGGCGACACCTTCGACCGCGCCAAGCTCGACGCCCTGACGCTCGGCCTGGTACGGCACGCCGGCCGCAATCTGCGCCGGATTCCGACGGCGATCCTGCGGCTTCGGACGATGCGGCGGCGCAGCGCCGAGTTGTACCGCACCTACGATGCGCTGCTGACTCCGACGCTCGCCGACCCGACACCGCGGATCGGTTACCTGGCGCCCACCGACTACGAACAGGTGATGGGCCGGTTGATCGATTGGGTGACGTTTACCCCGCTGCAGAACGTTACCGGGGATCCGGCGATTTCGCTGCCGCTGGCCCAGGCCGCCGACGGCATGCCGGTGGGGATGATGTTCGCCGCCGACATCGGTCAGGAGGCGCTGTTGCTCGAACTGGCCTACGAGTTGGAAGCGGCCCGGCCCTGGGCCCGGATCCAGGCGTCCGGATAA
- a CDS encoding lysophospholipid acyltransferase family protein, which yields MSNTDHRPAQLRAQSQKHAEQARAKMAERRNGRDGGVSGWVAERAGRWDLSGQDETTLQRQRFFWNVLVDYWFRMEIDGWEHIPAPPALLIGIHSGAPFVWDAWTVGLQWWRRFGQQRPLHGTAHDALMAIPLFGRYFRSMGVLPAAPDAIATALAEGRDVALWPGGEVDSLRPWTERDRANLAGRSGFVKMAIRAGVRIVPVATVGGADAMPVLFRGDRLSRILHLDRVLRLKVFPLAISLPWGIAPAALPQLPLPAKIRTRFMPAIELDHDPVRAEDDDYVDRKYREVQDSIQQGMDALARKRALPLFA from the coding sequence ATGAGTAACACCGATCACAGGCCCGCACAGTTGCGAGCCCAGTCACAGAAACATGCCGAACAGGCGCGGGCGAAAATGGCGGAGCGACGCAACGGCCGGGACGGCGGAGTGAGCGGCTGGGTGGCGGAGCGCGCCGGCCGGTGGGATCTCAGCGGGCAGGACGAAACCACCCTGCAGCGCCAGAGGTTTTTCTGGAACGTGTTGGTCGACTATTGGTTTCGCATGGAAATCGACGGCTGGGAGCACATTCCCGCGCCGCCGGCCCTGCTGATCGGCATCCACTCCGGGGCGCCGTTCGTCTGGGACGCCTGGACCGTCGGCCTGCAATGGTGGCGGCGGTTCGGTCAGCAACGCCCCCTGCACGGCACCGCTCATGACGCCCTGATGGCCATCCCGCTGTTCGGGCGCTACTTCCGGTCGATGGGCGTGCTGCCGGCCGCGCCGGATGCCATCGCCACCGCCCTGGCCGAGGGCCGCGATGTGGCGCTGTGGCCCGGCGGGGAGGTCGACTCGCTGCGGCCCTGGACAGAGCGCGATCGCGCAAACCTGGCGGGACGTTCGGGTTTCGTGAAGATGGCGATACGCGCCGGGGTCCGCATCGTGCCGGTCGCGACCGTCGGCGGGGCCGATGCCATGCCGGTGCTCTTCCGCGGCGACCGGCTCTCGCGAATCTTGCACCTCGATCGCGTTCTGCGGCTCAAGGTCTTTCCGCTGGCTATCTCGCTGCCCTGGGGCATCGCCCCGGCCGCTTTGCCGCAACTTCCGTTGCCGGCCAAGATCAGGACCCGGTTCATGCCCGCGATCGAGCTCGACCACGATCCGGTGCGCGCCGAGGACGACGACTACGTCGACCGCAAGTACCGCGAGGTCCAGGACAGCATCCAGCAAGGCATGGACGCGCTGGCGCGCAAACGGGCGCTGCCGCTGTTTGCGTAA
- the frr gene encoding ribosome recycling factor, translating into MIDEALFDAEEKMEKAVTVARDDLSNIRTGRANPGMFSRIVIDYYGTNTPITQLASINVPEARLVVIKPYEANQVNAIENAIRNSDLGVNPTNDGTLIRVAVPQLTEERRRELVKQAKSKGEDAKVSVRNIRRKAMEELHRIRKDGEAGEDEVGRAEKDLDKTTQQYVNQIEELVKHKEGELLEV; encoded by the coding sequence ATGATTGACGAGGCCCTCTTCGATGCCGAAGAGAAGATGGAAAAGGCCGTCACCGTCGCGCGGGACGACCTGTCCAACATTCGAACCGGCCGCGCCAACCCGGGCATGTTCTCCCGGATCGTGATCGACTACTACGGCACCAACACCCCGATCACCCAGCTGGCCAGCATCAACGTCCCCGAAGCCCGCCTGGTGGTGATCAAGCCGTACGAAGCCAATCAGGTGAACGCGATCGAGAACGCGATCCGCAACTCCGACCTCGGTGTCAACCCCACCAACGACGGCACCCTGATCAGGGTGGCCGTACCGCAGCTCACCGAGGAGCGCCGCCGCGAGCTGGTCAAACAGGCCAAGAGCAAGGGCGAGGACGCCAAGGTCTCGGTGCGCAACATCCGCCGCAAGGCGATGGAGGAGCTGCACCGCATCCGCAAGGACGGCGAAGCGGGCGAGGACGAGGTCGGCCGCGCGGAGAAGGACCTGGACAAGACCACCCAGCAGTACGTCAACCAGATCGAAGAGCTCGTCAAGCACAAAGAAGGCGAGCTGCTGGAGGTCTAG